The Gemmatimonadota bacterium sequence AGCTCCACGCAGATCCGACCGGGATGGATCGCCGGGCCGGGCGACAACAACCACCTGCTGACCTACTGGTGCGTCCGCATCGATCGGGGCGGGGAGGTGCTCGCTCCGGGTGAGCCCGAAGACTCCATGCAGGTGACGGATGTACGCGACCTCGCGGCGTGGTACGTGCAGATCGCCGAAGAACGCATCGCGGGAGCCTACAGCGCAGTCGGACCGGTTTGGTCGTGGGCGGAGACCCTGCACGGGATCCGCGCCATCACCGCTGCGGACGTGTCGTTCACCTGGGTGGATGCGGACTTCCTCCTGGAGCGCGACCAGAAGCCGTGGACCGACATCCCGTTGTGGTGGCCGGCGCGCAACGATTGGGGTCCGCGATCGTTCGGGGGCAACATCGGCGGCGAGGGCGCGTTCGCCATCGATGGATCCCTGGCGTGGGCCAACGGCTTCGCGCGCCGTCCCCTCGCCGACACGGCGAGGTCGACGCTGGACTGGTACTGGGAGACCTACGACGACTGGCCGGAGGAGCGGCGCCCGGGCTTCTCTGCGGCCGTCGAGCGGCGGCTGCTGGAGGAGTGGAAGGCGAGAAGGTAGGGGCCGGGCGCGAGCGGCGGTGAACTCAGTCGCTCGGGGACGGTGCTGCGGAGGGCGCCACGCCCGCCGCCTTCCGTGCGACGAACCGCGTGGGCACACCGGTGATCGCTTCGATGCGTCGCGCGAGGATCTGGCTGGGGCCGGGCCCGGGTACGCCCTGCAGGAGCACCGTCGGCCTACCAGCGGTGGGTACCGCCGTGAAGCGATAGCTCAACGTCGCCGACGCGCCCTGACCCATCTGTGCGTCCGGCGTTGCCTCGATGGCGTCCAGCTCGGCGGTGGGCAGACGCCGAGCGCGCCGTCCTTGCACGAGGTGATCCGGGTGCACGATCAGCGTTCCACTGCCGAAGGAGGTGGCGAGCCCCACGCCGAACACCAGCAGTCCCAGCAGCACGAACACCAGCGCCACGAAGCCGGTCAGACCGCCCAGCAGCGCAGCGAACGGGTTGTTGCCGAAGGCGCCCAGCGCAGCCGCGCCCAGCAAGGCCCCCACTCCCGCGAAGACGAGGCCGAAGACGCCAGCCGCGGCGCCAACCCGCAGGTTGCGGCCAGGCAGGAGCTCGATGTGCACTGCACCGGCGAGCTCCCGCACGCGCACCTTCGGGTGCGGGTGCGCATCCGTACCCAGCGGCTCGACCCGGAATGCCTCCTGTGCGGCGCGGGGCGTTTCCGATGGCAGCACCGGAACCAGGAAGACCACGTCCAGATCGGGGCCTCGTCCGGGAACGTACAGGCCGACGTGCCAGTCGCAGCCGTCCTTCCCACGGACCCGGCTACACGGCAGGTCGGGCGGAAGGACGAACGTGAACGAGAGGCGCTGTCGACCGGTCCGCCAGCGCTGTACGCGCGGGTGGCCCTCCGCGGCCCAGAGTACGTGGTGGCGCGTCGAGTCGCCCGCCGTCTCCACACGCGTGCACGTGATGCGGACGCGGCAGGACCGGGCATCCGACGGGCTCTGCGGCATCTCCACCGAACCCCCCAACGGGCCCCCGGGGCTGGCGGGGAAGGGATCCAGGCGGAGGGCGACGCCACGGAACCGCAGCCAGCGCGCGCCGAGGATGGAAACCTGCAGCAGGAAGGACGCGCATCCCACCCCCCACAGCGCTGCCCCCGCGATCCAGGGCGCATCCCCCGCCTCGATGCCCTTCCACGCGGCCGTCCAGGCTCCGAGCCCCATGCCCCCCAGAATCACCAGGCCCACGCCCGCACCGAGCCACTCGCGGGCCCATGGGGGGCGGATCAGGCCCCGGTTCCAGCGGGAGTCGTCGAGGCCGGCCAGCGCGTTGTCGACCGCCTCCGGCCCCGGGCGGGTCGGTAGTCCTCTCATGCGGATCCACTCCGGTGGAGGGGGAGCGAGCCGAAGGGCCACCACCGTTTGCGAGGAGTATGCCAGCGAAGGCAGTACGCGCAGGGAAGGCCCCTACTGCCGGGGGTGGCCCGCACGCGAACACCCCGCGGTCGAGGCCGTGACGCGGGAAGGTGGCCTCGGATGGTTGCCGCCCCGCATCCCCGTCTCCACTCTGACCGGGCCTGGGCGCGAGACCTGCGCCCCTCGCCCCTCCGCGCTCCGAGGCTCTTCCGGTGGCCCAACCGTCGTCGTCCGCAGCCGCGTATCGCCGCTCCGCCTCAATCTGGCCGCGGGTCCTCGCCGCGCTCGGTGCGCTGCTGGTCGGCGCCCCGCTGCAGCTCCAGGCCCAGATCCCGACACCCGCCGACATCATCGGCTTCGCGCCCGGCGAGGACTACACGCTCGCCGCCTATGCTCCCATCGCCCGCTACTTCGAAGCGCTCGATCGGGCCAGCGACCGGATGATGCTGGAGAAGATCGGCGAGAGCACGCGGGGTGAGCCGCTCTACCTGGCGGCCATCTCCACACCGGAGAACCTCGCACGGCTGGAGCGCTGGAAGGAGATCACGCGCACGCTGGCCTACGCCCGCGATCCGGAGCGCGGCTACCCCTCCGTGCTCGCGGAGGAGACGGCGCGGGCGCTGGCGCGCGAAGGCAAGGCCATCGTGTGGATCGACGGCGGGCTGCACGCCACGGAGGTGGCGCACGGGCAGGTCATGCCGGAGATGGCCCACTGGTTCGTCACGGACGAATCGGAGGAGACCCGTCGGATCCGCGACAACACCATCCTGCTGCTCATGGCCAACATGAACCCGGATGGCCTCAACACCGTGGCCGAGTGGTACATGTCGCAGGTGGGCGGCCCCCACGAGGTGGCTCCGGTCCCCGAGCTCTACCACCACTACATCGGCCACGACAACAATCGCGACTGGTACATGCTCACGCAGGTGGAGACGCAGGCGGTCACCCGCGCGCTCTACCACGAATGGTTCCCGCAGATCGTCTACAACCAGCACCAGAGCGGTCCGTTCCCCGCCCGCATCTGGATGCCGCCCTTCGAGAATCCGGTGAGCCCCCACCTGGACCCGCTGCTGGTGAGCTCGCTCAACCAGATGGGTCATTCGATGCGCAAGCGCTTCGACGTGGAGGGCAAGCCTGGTGTCATCAGCGACGTGGTCTACGACCTGTGGTGGAACGGCTCCATGCGGGGCGGTCCGGACTACCACAACATGCTGGGCTTCCTGACCGAGACGGCGCTGTATCGCTACGCCACGCCCGGCTGCTACGACGAGATCCCCGACGCCTTCAACGATCGTGCGGGAAACCTGCCG is a genomic window containing:
- a CDS encoding NAD-dependent epimerase/dehydratase family protein gives rise to the protein MDRRGFLGAALAAAALQTEARTAAERHPTPARNPSVPAAPPRRALRILMLGGTGFIGPHMVRSALERGHEVTLFNRGRTNTDLFPQVEKLIGDRNGQLDALAGRRWDVVIDNSGYYPSHVRASAEALRGSVDHYIFTSTIDAYRDFNTVGMDESYPLHPPSSTRPEDPSRFYGPLKADCERIVRDVYGGSSTQIRPGWIAGPGDNNHLLTYWCVRIDRGGEVLAPGEPEDSMQVTDVRDLAAWYVQIAEERIAGAYSAVGPVWSWAETLHGIRAITAADVSFTWVDADFLLERDQKPWTDIPLWWPARNDWGPRSFGGNIGGEGAFAIDGSLAWANGFARRPLADTARSTLDWYWETYDDWPEERRPGFSAAVERRLLEEWKARR